One window of Nitrospinaceae bacterium genomic DNA carries:
- a CDS encoding (2Fe-2S)-binding protein, which produces MSFTVNGAKVETEAYAHTSLLYLLRDLGFTEVKNGCEAGDCGACTVLLDGIAMNACCALGVQVDGRDITTVKGIGTVDNLHPIQEKFIELGGIQCGFCTPGMIVAAKSLLDENPRPTRQEIKVGISGNLCRCTGYVKIIDSIEAAANEMASK; this is translated from the coding sequence ATTTCATTCACCGTGAACGGCGCAAAGGTTGAGACCGAGGCCTATGCACACACCTCGCTTCTCTATCTACTACGCGATCTTGGCTTCACCGAGGTAAAAAATGGCTGCGAGGCCGGCGACTGCGGCGCCTGCACGGTTCTGCTCGACGGCATAGCGATGAACGCTTGTTGCGCCCTGGGCGTCCAGGTCGATGGTCGGGACATCACAACGGTCAAGGGCATCGGCACTGTCGATAACCTTCATCCGATTCAAGAAAAATTCATCGAGTTGGGCGGCATTCAGTGTGGCTTCTGCACACCAGGCATGATCGTGGCGGCAAAATCCCTCCTCGACGAGAACCCAAGGCCCACTCGCCAGGAAATCAAGGTAGGCATTTCCGGAAACCTTTGCCGGTGCACGGGATATGTAAAAATCATCGACTCCATCGAGGCAGCCGCGAACGAAATGGCTTCCAAGTAA